The following is a genomic window from Neodiprion virginianus isolate iyNeoVirg1 chromosome 1, iyNeoVirg1.1, whole genome shotgun sequence.
ATCTTGTTCACATTATTACGTTGTTCGTTCTGATTAAACTCGTTTGAAATAATGCCTAAGTATAGTACTTTATATGGGAACtataaaatgaattcattttGGGTAATACAGGGttgaaaacatttcaaaaaaatcgttcTCAACTAATGACAATGTAATACCCAAATCTGCATGCGGATCATCATGAAAGTTGTCCTCCTCAAGAGCCTCGAGAGCTTTCCTTTGTCTTCGTTTCCTTGCTGCATCATCCAAAACTCTCTTCTGGTTTGCATCTTTTATTCTGCCTGATTCGCGGGCTGCCATTTTGGTCGGTCGAATTTCACTCTTTATGTAAAGTATATCCGTGTAGCAGTTTGTTTAACAAGTTTATCTTACAATCCCTTATCTGCTAGAGGGAATGAAATCTGATCCATAAGGTCGTCAACTTTTGTTTGTAATGTTTCCAAAATATCTGCAGATATGAACAAGTGACGCTCATCAAGATcttgaatgatgaatttctttcCTAGGGCGAATGTTTCATCCAGATGCAGTAAAAACTGTTTCATAGCAGCATCGCTTTTACAgtgaagaaaaaggaagagtATTAAACAAAACTCAATACATACCggtcttttattttttcacataagAAACGAAATGTCCAAACGAAAAGGAGTGTCGGCAGATGAAAAGCGTGTTAGAATGCTTCAGCTATTTTATGAGAAAAAGGAATTCTTCCAACTCAAGGATTTGGAGAAAATTGCTCCCAAAGAGAAAGGTATCGTAGCTCAATCTGTTCAAGATGTGGTACAGGCTTTGGTTGATGACGGACTGATTGATACTGACAAAATTGGAACCTCGATCTATTTTTGGGCATTTCCCGGGTAAAGTATCACAAAATATATCCAATCATgcaaaatattcgattttatttcatattgcAAGCAAACAACATTTTGAATCTATTGATAAATTGTCTTCACAcattgtagaaaaaatattaaattgactgaaaagaaaattgaagaagcaaatcaaaaaatctttGAGGCTGAATTGAAGATTGCTAAAATCAGTGAAGAAATTCTCagagaaaaagtaaattatttcgattgaTAGCAAAAATAATACGTGGTAAATGTGGATTTATGAAAACACGTTATAGTTGATATTGTTTTATACCAAGGTTGGAAAAGAAGACTCGATAGAAAGACAAAAAGTAATGCAAGAGGTGACAAAGTTGCAACGAAGAGAAACCGTACTGCAAAAAGAACTTGCAAAGCACAGGGCAAATGACCCTCAAGAAATTACAGAGCTGACTAAAAAAGCAGAGgtaaatgtatttaaaataatggATCCATTCTATTGAACCTATCTCTGTTACTATGAGTATTAAAATAATACTCTAATAAACGATCGCTGCTAATAGTTTCAATTATGACAATGTTTAAACATTCCAACTACATTTTACAGAAATATAAAGATGGAATAAATGCATGGACGGATAACATATTTGCCATACAGAGCTGGTGCAAGAAGAAATTTGATATATCTGAGACGGAACTAAACAAACAATTTAATATCGCCGAAGATTTGGATTACGTAGAATAAGGTTATGTCGATTATATTTCTGAGAATCCTTCAAATGCGTACTTCTGAAAGTTTGGTGGGATTAATGTATACTCATTACGTACCATTCAACTAAAATTCCTTTCATAACATTCACCATTGtggtttttgtttatttcttacGCTCATTCAACATTACACAGCTTTACCAGCGAAGTGTTTCAAGTCAAAGAATGCTATTGTGGACGGCGAGAAGGCCGTGAACTAGTGCAATTCCAGCATtgatacataaattatatactGTGGAGCTCATAGTCGCTTTTTCGTATCTCTGATTTTAGTACCACTGTCGTACACGAAATTCGTTACTTAGGTGTTGACTGAGGATACATACTTCGCCTAACGTTACATGTTACGGCAATCCTCTAAACATTTGCTGTCGTTGCACGTAGGTTACGAAGTGTTTTCCAGGAAGGAAGAGGGAGTGTTTTCACTCGGCCGTTAAGACCATGGAGATATACAAAATAGAGCGTAGCAATGGCGTAAGCGTCTCGTGAACGGATTTAAATCGGTTCTCTACAAAACAGAAGACGATAATGCTCCCGCCCTCTCTGTCGCTCTACCCATGGAGAGGGAGCCACGAGAGTAGGACACGTGCAGCTATATACCCCGCTCCATGGAAAGAGCGACAGAGAGGGCGGGAGAATTGTCGTGAATTGTTATGTTCCGTCCTTCAGAGAGCTTATTTAAATCTCTTCCGAGCTCTGTGCGGCGTCAGTTGTTTCCGAGAAATTGGAGTGAAATTATATGATCTCAGAACAGTTCAACATTCAGACTGCGTAGTTCAGGTTGTGTTACACTCTTCGATCAGTGTATTTCCACCACTCATCTGTGAATAATACACGAGGAGAAACGTGTAGCCTAAAGAAAAACCGAgttactgaaataaaaataccttGCGAACGTTCTAGGTGAATTTCGTGTTCCGAGTTTCCACTGTTTTATGTGACTTCAGATTTCagtgatatatatttttgtctctGTGCGTTGAGTgtccgtttttctttttttttttgctgattttcGGCAAATGCGCAGTTGCATTGATAGCAAGTTTATTTAGTCGGTTCAAACAGACAGCTACAGCACAGAAAGTGAGTGTAGAATCGAGTTATTGCAGTGCGGATTTTTGGATTATAAGAGATTAGTGAAGATCTAAATTATGTGAAAAGTGCGTCGCTTCACCCATAAACCTGAGATGCTAAGAGAACTACTACATGTAAAAGTGTGGAGCTGCCCAGAGTCAAGGTAACAATTAACAATACGTATTTTATCTAATGATTGATAATTGAAGGTGGTACATTTGAAGccggatttttttttgcatgacATGCAATGCATAAATACGAAGCTAGGCAATAGTactaattaatttaaaaaccgAAAAGCCAGTTTGCTAAATTAATAAGTGTtctgtttttctgttttgtttttcacagatttaagCAGAGACTTCCGAGTaacttttccatttctcggcaacgttggtgagtttgcacgtGTTAGGTTATGGGTATTTCCCCGGGATTCCtctgtcacgtggcgtggcggtaacaattgttacacacATCTTCGATTTCTTAGCTGCATGGATAGACTCATTCGCGATCGCAACGTGCTTGACTCTCAGTcgaatcatttcttttttcgcaatttaatTTACCGTAGCTTACTCAAAGTTAGACATTTTACACGTTgctaaaagtggaatgagtatcgcgacaggtaaccatCGCTTACTCGGCACTCGCGAGATCAAATTGTGTTTCATAACTGATGTAATaatctacgtttgaatttaccgatGATGTCGTGTAAGTGATGGGTTCACTTGAGGTTTGAacgtattcaattattcacaataatgttgaatcgataaaattccaaagtctggcataacgtaacgtaatcaaattgcatcttatattatatatcattttcaatcttttaacGTCCAACAAGTATTGATCAACTGCAGActtagctcgcttagaaaaatgctaattggcatacaggatgtttttaatcaattttacaaaatgttAATGTACCGATAGTCTGCCAACATTTACTAAAGTAATACATACAACATTAGGGTTGGCGGAATACAACCATGATACTGTATTCTGAGTAGGCAGACTACGATACACAAACGTTTTGCTTTCTACAGGTAACCAACAAAAATGTAAGTCAGTGACCACGGCGCAAATGAAGAAGAAtgatgtgtgttggaaaaaatggagaatcgtttagatcgaatataggtaaccgggtaggtaggtggacgttttgggatccgtcgcgggatttatgcatgtgtgtgtgagtCTCTCTTTTCCGCTGGGTGGTTTCGTTGGGAAATAGGCAagggtaggaaggtcgcgatCTACCGTGATGTTAAtaacttttgtaatccacagcgtcaaacgatcacagaaattttttttcctaaagACTCCATATTCGAGTCACTCGACCATTTGCATGTAAGCATTTGAATATTAACGAGattgaattttccatttcttgtCACTCTGtaaccatttttcaatcgttattGAATTCAATTAGTTAGACACTACCGATCATTATTCCGTTCAACtgatctctgtgatcgtctgaatgggcaaaacgcaactctggaccatctatcgcgttccgtggtacactagatggggagagatgctgagctcgaagacttcgcgtcgaagaggaccgccgaccgtcacgccacacaataatgcatgccCTCCTCCAACCTCCCTCCCAATTTCGATTTGTAATCTGAGAAGAACAATCCGCATAGCAATGTATCTAATTCAAAAAGATGCAGATGTGGATTGggtttctacagaattttttggACGAGTCCCAgataatacaaatattttgacaGTTTAATCTTTCGCGCCTTAGTGCGCGTAGATTAATCACGAGAATTGGACGCAGCATTTTGCGCGTAAATTAATAACGGGAATCGGACACTGTTTTTACGCGGCGATTTTGTAAACAGTATATAAAAGAGTTACGCACTCTCGATTTGTTGATCTTTCAGCActtcggtcaattttttgacgaataataaagttttcaaattccatGCCGCCTTTTGCGCGTGGACTTGATACCTTTCAGTTATGAAAGAAGAGTGGCATTTGAAAACCGCTACTGAATGCGCAGGAACAAAAATCTTTGTCACGAAATTGataatgttttttattcatcaatacAATTAATAATCGAAGTAACGAATATTAAGGCGAATATCATGTTGGATCCGACCTATTTATTCTCAGTTTGTGGACTTATTTGATTGTGCTAAACATACCttcgtctgtttcagctaataaaacatttgtctgtttcagttaatcaaaccttttgtctgtttcagctgaTAAAAcatttgtctgtttcagctgaTAAAAcatttgtctgtttcagctaaccaaacattttatctgtttcagctaatcaaactttaTGTCTGCTTCAgttaatcaaaccttttgtctgtttcagctaattaaACTCTCTGTCTATTTCAGCTGAACACACTTTTCTccgtttcagctaatcaaactttctctctctttcagtTAATCTAacgttttgtttgtttcagctaatcaaactttctctctttttcagTTAATCTAacgttttgtttgtttcagctaatcaaacgcTTTGTCTGTTTCAGGTCATCAGACGTTCTGTCtatttcagctaatcaaaccttttgtatgtttcagctaatcaaactttgtctctttcagctaatcaaacgtTCTGTCTGTTACAGCCAAT
Proteins encoded in this region:
- the LOC124310456 gene encoding general transcription factor IIH subunit 5 gives rise to the protein MVNVMKGILVECDAAMKQFLLHLDETFALGKKFIIQDLDERHLFISADILETLQTKVDDLMDQISFPLADKGL
- the LOC124310454 gene encoding meiotic nuclear division protein 1 homolog, with protein sequence MSKRKGVSADEKRVRMLQLFYEKKEFFQLKDLEKIAPKEKGIVAQSVQDVVQALVDDGLIDTDKIGTSIYFWAFPGKNIKLTEKKIEEANQKIFEAELKIAKISEEILREKVGKEDSIERQKVMQEVTKLQRRETVLQKELAKHRANDPQEITELTKKAEKYKDGINAWTDNIFAIQSWCKKKFDISETELNKQFNIAEDLDYVE